Below is a window of Gammaproteobacteria bacterium DNA.
GCATTGGGCCGGAAGGTGACGGAGCCGCTTCCGCCCCAGCGGCTGCCGGTCAGGAAGCTGCCGAAGTTGATCCGCGACGTGGCCGACAGCCGGGCGGCGGCGTTGCTGTTGAAGACCAGCTGGGATTCCCAGCCGCGGTAGGTCCCCACCGGGACGGTCACCTCGGTGCCCCGGATTGTGAAGGGCTGGTAGATGCCTTCCGTGACGAGGTTGGCGCCCGTATGGATCTGCGCCCCCGAGGGCCACTCCCAGTGGGAGTCGACATGCAGCCGGGCCGATTCCTGAAAGCCCGTCTCGACGCCGCTCTTGCGGCTGTGGTAGGTGAAGTAGGAGACGTGCGGCCGGATCTCGCGAAGCCACGTGGGACGGATCTTGTACATCACGTGGTACTGGTAGTAGCGGTATCCGCGCCGGGGCAGGAAGCCCACTTCCGGGTTGAATCCCTCGCCAATCTCGCGGACCTGACCGGTCAGCGAAAAGCTCCGCATGTTCAGGTTTCCGGAAAAGTCCCAGGCGTACTCGTTGGCGCCGGCTTCCGGGCCGTCGGTCCTCGCCACGAAGCTGCCGAAGGTGACCGCCTCTCCCACGCCCACGGCGGCGTCCACCGCCTGCGTACGGTTGAAGTCGCCCGCGGGGCCGCTCTTGTTGATGAACAAGCCCCCGACGCGCGAGCGATTGGGCAGCTCCCTGGCGAGGCGGGCGACCGAGTAGCCGTGAGCGTCCGCCCCCAGGTCGCTGACGCCGTCGGCTTCGATGTGCAGCAGCCCGACGTTCAGGCCCGCGGCCCGGCCCGACAGCCGCGCGCCGCCCTTGATGGGCACCGGTTGGCCCCGGTGGATGCCTATCGCACGGCTGAAGAACAGGTCCGCGCCCCCGCCCCCCACGTTGAAGAAGCCCGCGTTCTCGAGGAAGAAGGGCCTCTTCTCGGGGAAATTGAGGGCGAAGCGGGTGAGGTTGAGCTGCTGATCGTCGACCTCGACCTGGGCGAAGTCGGTGTTGTAGGTGAGGTCGAGGGTCAGACCCTGGGTGACCTGGAACTTGACCTCGCCGCCGACGTTGCCGTCCTGGCCGAAACCGGTCTCGCTGGCGTTGGTGTAGTCGCGGGCGCTGGACCCCAGCACATAAGGGGTGACCGTCGCAAGGCGCTGGAAGGGAGGACGCAATCCCTCGAGGTCTCCGGCGTAGTTGAGGCGATAGAGGCTGAATTCGCGAGGAACCGGGGTCCAGAAGGACTCCTCGTTCAAACGCCGGATGCGGCGGGCGACGTTGAAGCCCCAGTTCTCGACATCGTTGCCGTAGCGCAGCGTGTTGAAGGGGATGCGGAACTCCGCATACCAGCCCTGGTCGTCGGTCGTGGTGGCGACCGTCCAGCTGCCGTCCCAGTTCTTGTTGAAGCCGCCGCCGGAGCCCGACTGAAAGCGCTGCCGGGTGTTGAAGCCGCCCCCCTGGAAGCGGCCGCCGCCACGGCCCTCGTTCGCCACCTGCCCGTCGTATTCGATGCCGGTCGGGGTGGTGCCGAAGACGAAGCCGTTCTGGTCGTCGTTGTAGGTGTCCAGCACGAACACGACGTTGTCGCTCTGGCGCACCTCGTAGTCCCGGATGCGCTCGCCGTAGGTGATGTTGTCGGGCTGGCTGTCGAATGCCCACACACCCACGTAGAGGGCTTCCGCATCGAATACGACCCGGACCTCGGTTTGCTCGGTGGCGGGCTGCCCGTCCATGGGCTCGCGCTGGGTGAAGCCGGTCATGACCGGGGCCTGCTGCCACACTGCCTCGTCGAGAAAGCCGTCGATGCTCGGGCTTTCCACGACTTCAGTGGCGGTGGCGACCGTCGGAAGAGCCCCTCCTG
It encodes the following:
- a CDS encoding DUF5916 domain-containing protein, which codes for MKSCPAPTACILAFLAAGPLFAQNSQSGPANGAAGGALPTVATATEVVESPSIDGFLDEAVWQQAPVMTGFTQREPMDGQPATEQTEVRVVFDAEALYVGVWAFDSQPDNITYGERIRDYEVRQSDNVVFVLDTYNDDQNGFVFGTTPTGIEYDGQVANEGRGGGRFQGGGFNTRQRFQSGSGGGFNKNWDGSWTVATTTDDQGWYAEFRIPFNTLRYGNDVENWGFNVARRIRRLNEESFWTPVPREFSLYRLNYAGDLEGLRPPFQRLATVTPYVLGSSARDYTNASETGFGQDGNVGGEVKFQVTQGLTLDLTYNTDFAQVEVDDQQLNLTRFALNFPEKRPFFLENAGFFNVGGGGADLFFSRAIGIHRGQPVPIKGGARLSGRAAGLNVGLLHIEADGVSDLGADAHGYSVARLARELPNRSRVGGLFINKSGPAGDFNRTQAVDAAVGVGEAVTFGSFVARTDGPEAGANEYAWDFSGNLNMRSFSLTGQVREIGEGFNPEVGFLPRRGYRYYQYHVMYKIRPTWLREIRPHVSYFTYHSRKSGVETGFQESARLHVDSHWEWPSGAQIHTGANLVTEGIYQPFTIRGTEVTVPVGTYRGWESQLVFNSNAAARLSATSRINFGSFLTGSRWGGSGSVTFRPNASFSTSGRVTYYDVSLPEGKFETVLLGMNFGYFFTPRIYLQSLVQYSNQVDSWSANLRFGWLNTAGTGLFIVYNDVQGFDYPAGLNHDGAGRFVESGTLARSFIVKFTRQFNVLGG